The segment GGCATCGGAGTGCTCGTCTGGAACAAGCCGGTCAGCCGCTCGGTAGCCATTGCCGGCGCAGGCGTCGGCCTGACCATTCCTTCCATGGCCCTCCTGGCGCTGCTCATCCCGGTGTTGGGCCTCGGCTGGACCCCCACCATCGTGGGACTCGCCTTTTATGCGCTGCTGCCCATCATCCGCAACACCGTTGTTGGATTGCGCGAGGTCCCGCCCGCAGTTTCCGAATCCGCCCTCGGAATGGGAATGGGAACAGTGAAGACGCTGTTCCGGGTGCAGCTGCCGATGGCGTGGCCTGTCGTCCTCACCGGCGTGCGGGTCTCCGCGCAGCTCTCGATGGGAATCGCCGCTATTGC is part of the Arthrobacter ramosus genome and harbors:
- a CDS encoding ABC transporter permease, which translates into the protein MNDSFFSDFGLFLTKRSADIAESATQHLVVVLVSLLIATVVGVGIGVLVWNKPVSRSVAIAGAGVGLTIPSMALLALLIPVLGLGWTPTIVGLAFYALLPIIRNTVVGLREVPPAVSESALGMGMGTVKTLFRVQLPMAWPVVLTGVRVSAQLSMGIAAIAAYVGGPGLGGMIFKGLSSLGSKNALNFAVVGTVGVIVLALLVDAAFVAIRRLTTSRGLRV